From a single Capsicum annuum cultivar UCD-10X-F1 chromosome 12, UCD10Xv1.1, whole genome shotgun sequence genomic region:
- the LOC107871314 gene encoding RNA polymerase II C-terminal domain phosphatase-like 3, translating to MMEECNPVQDVEEGEISDSASVEEISEDAFNRQDPPTPTKIVSANLTNSQNQNQNQNSTRVWTMRDVYKYPISRDYARGLYNLAWAQAVQNKPLDELFVMTADNSKQSVDVESEKVIIDVDDDAKEEGELEEGEIDLDAEVVVNGGINNDGFDSVKTANFIREQLQCVTPAEAEKSFPVVCSKLRSSLDSLGEVAVSPDFDILIQLFMTAIQNINSVFFSMNQNQKQENRDSLSRLLIHAKSQLPALLSSEQLNEVDAAILSTNLSAVSSITEDKDQDNGIKVVELLDMNASHKSSENTNLDFTSFKKYDSDAVSSKFSGLKETSVSFESSKPGLTNSKARGLSIPLLDLHKDHDEDTLPSPTREIRPQFPAAKASTQAHGTVKPELPIFACSLEKGNSLLHPYETDALKAVSSYQQKFGRSSLFVSEKLPSPTPSEEGDSGEGDIGGEVSSSNVVHNASLLNSSSLGQPVVSSVSQTNFLAGQGLGTVRTADPMSFLPNPSLRSSTAKSRDPRLRLATSDAAGQNLNKNIMSIPNIDLKLEASLEMIGSRKQKTVELPVFDAPLSKRQRSEQTDSMRPLTGNGGCLEDRGTTGLPITSSDYAIDISDNDTRKLEQATTSVATIPSVIVNADENFSLAGMSTSATLHSLLKDIAINPSIWMNIIKMEQQKSVDACRTTTQASSSNSILGAVPSTDAVAPITSSIGQRSVGILQPPTQTAAMDEVAIVRMKPRDPRRVLHSSAVPKGGDVGLNQCKTGVAGTQAMTSNLCCQRQEDQLDGKSAVTLSIIPPDIARQFTKNLKNIANMISVSPSTSPSAASRTQTQHLQAYQRRLEGNETVSESSERLNDAGFGSEKGSPGSLQPQISWGDVEHLFEGYSDQQRADIQRERARRLEEQKKMFSVRKLCLVLDLDHTLLNSAKFVEIDPVHEEILRKKEEQDREKPYRHLFRFPHMGMWTKLRPGIWNFLEKASNLFELHLYTMGNKLYATEMAKLLDPKGDLFAGRVISRGDDGDPFDGDERVPKSKDLEGVLGMESAVVIIDDSVRVWPHNKLNLIVVERYIYFPCSRRQFGLPGPSLLEIDHDERPEDGTLASCLGVIQRIHQNFFTHRSIDEADVRNILATEQQKILSGCRIVFSRIFPVGEANPHLHPLWQTAEQFGAVCSSQIDEQVTHVVANSLGTDKVNWALSTGRFVVHPGWVEASALLYRRANEHDFAIKP from the exons ATGATGGAAGAATGTAATCCAGTTCAAGATGTAGAGGAGGGTGAGATCTCAGATTCGGCATCCGTTGAAGAAATCAGTGAGGATGCATTCAATAGGCAAGACCCACCCACGCCTACTAAGATTGTCAGTGCCAACTTAACCAATagtcaaaatcaaaatcaaaatcaaaattcgaCTAGGGTTTGGACCATGAGAGATGTTTATAAGTATCCGATTTCGAGGGATTACGCTAGGGGTTTGTATAACCTGGCTTGGGCTCAAGCTGTGCAGAATAAGCCTTTAGACGAGCTTTTCGTTATGACTGCTGACAACTCGAAGCAGTCTGTTGATGTCGAATCTGAGAAGGTCATCATTGATGTGGATGACGACGCTAAGGAGGAAGGAGAGTTGGAGGAAGGCGAGATCGACTTGGATGCGGAGGTAGTTGTAAATGGTGGTATCAACAATGATGGCTTTGATTCTGTTAAAACCGCCAATTTCATTAGGGAACAACTTCAGTGTGTTACTCCAGCTGAGGCGGAGAA ATCCTTTCCTGTGGTTTGTTCCAAATTGCGAAGCTCATTGGACAGCTTGGGGGAAGTAGCTGTTTCTCCAGATTTCGACATTCTTATTCAACTGTTTATGACTGCCATCCAAAACATAAATTCT GTTTTCTTCTCCATGAACCAGAATCAGAAGCAAGAAAACAGAGATAGCCTATCTAG GTTGCTTATTCATGCAAAGAGCCAATTACCTGCTCTTTTGTCTTCTGAGCAGTTAAATGAG GTGGATGCCGCGATTCTCTCCACTAACCTGTCAGCTGTTTCGTCAATTACTGAAGACAAGGACCAGGACAACGGGATCAAAGTTGTTGAACTGTTAGATATGAATGCTTCTCATAAATCTTCTGAAAATACAAATCTGGATTTTACTTCTTTCAAGAAGTATGATTCAGATGCTGTATCTTCCAAATTTTCAGGCCTGAAGGAGACGAGTGTGTCATTTGAATCTTCTAAACCAGGATTGACCAATTCTAAAGCTAGAGGACTATCCATTCCTTTGCTAGACCTCCATAAAGACCATGATGAAGATACTCTTCCGTCACCTACACGAGAAATTAGACCACAGTTCCCTGCTGCAAAAGCATCTACACAGGCTCACGGAACAGTGAAACCGGAGTTGCCCATTTTTGCGTGTTCTCTTGAGAAAGGGAATTCTTTATTGCATCCTTATGAAACTGATGCCCTTAAGGCTGTTTCCTCCTATCAACAGAAATTTGGTCGAAGTTCCCTTTTTGTTAGTGAAAAGCTTCCAAGTCCAACCCCGTCTGAAGAGGGTGATAGTGGTGAAGGGGACATTGGTGGGGAGGTCTCCAGTTCTAATGTTGTACATAATGCCAGCCTTCTGAATTCATCTAGCTTGGGCCAACCAGTAGTGTCTTCTGTTTCCCAGACCAATTTTCTTGCTGGACAAGGACTTGGAACTGTCCGGACTGCAGATCCTATGAGTTTTCTACCAAATCCTTCTTTGCGATCTTCTACAGCAAAAAGTAGAGATCCCAGGCTCAGATTGGCAACCAGCGATGCAGCTGGTCAGaacttgaataaaaatatcatgtCTATCCCAAacattgatttgaaattagaGGCTTCTTTAGAGATGATAGGTTCAAGAAAGCAGAAAACAGTAGAGCTACCAGTCTTTGATGCCCCATTGTCAAAAAGACAAAGAAGTGAACAGACTGATTCTATGCGACCCTTGACTGGAAATGGTGGTTGTTTAGAGGATAGAGGGACTACTGGGTTGCCAATTACCAGTAGTGACTATGCTATAGATATCAGTGACAATGACACTAGGAAATTGGAGCAAGCAACAACTAGTGTTGCTACTATACCAAGTGTCATAGTTAATGCTGATGAAAACTTTTCATTGGCTGGCATGAGCACTTCAGCAACTTTACATTCTCTATTAAAAGATATAGCTATAAATCCATCAATATGGATGAATATAATTAAGATGGAACAGCAGAAATCTGTTGATGCTTGTAGAACTACAACACAAGCTTCAAGTTCTAACTCTATTCTTGGAGCAGTTCCATCAACGGATGCAGTTGCTCCCATAACCTCCTCTATTGGGCAGAGATCAGTGGGAATACTTCAGCCTCCTACACAGACAGCTGCAATG GATGAAGTGGCTATTGTCCGCATGAAACCTCGCGATCCTCGGCGTGTTCTTCATAGTTCTGCAGTTCCAAAGGGTGGTGATGTTGGATTAAATCAATGTAAAACCGGTGTAGCAGGCACACAAGCAATGACAAGCAATCTTTGTTGCCAAAGACAAGAGGACCAGTTGGATGGGAAGTCAGCTGTGACACTTTCGATTATACCACCTGACATTGCTCGCCAATTCaccaaaaatttgaaaaatattgctAACATGATCTCTGTTTCACCATCCACATCACCGTCTGCTGCTTCTCGAACTCAGACACAACACTTACAAGCTTACCAGCGTAGATTGGAAGGGAATGAAACAGTTTCTGAGTCAAGTGAACGGCTGAATGATGCTGGCTTTGGTTCTGAAAAAGGTTCTCCTGGTTCATTGCAACCACAGATCTCTTGGGGCGATGTTGAACATCTATTTGAGGGGTACAGCGACCAACAGAGAGCTGATATCCAGAGAGAAAGGGCTAGGAGGCTGGAGGAACAGAAAAAAATGTTTTCTGTTCGCAAGCTGTGTCTCGTCTTGGACTTGGACCATACTCTTCTCAATTCAGCAAAG TTTGTTGAAATCGACCCCGTCCATGAGGAGATATTGAGGAAGAAAGAGGAACAAGACCGTGAAAAGCCTTATAGGCACCTATTCCGGTTTCCACACATGGGAATGTGGACCAAGTTACGGCCTGGGATCTGGAATTTCTTGGAAAAG GCTAGCAATCTTTTTGAGCTGCATCTCTATACTATGGGGAACAAACTATATGCCACAGAGATGGCAAAATTGCTAGATCCAAAAGGGGATCTGTTTGCTGGACGAGTGATCTCCAGGGGCGACGATGGAGATCCATTTGATGGGGATGAAAGGGTTCCTAAGAGTAAGGACTTGGAGGGTGTTTTGGGCATGGAGTCGGCTGTTGTGATTATAGATGATTCTGTGAGAGTTTGGCCACATAACAAGCTAAATTTGATTGTTGTGGAGAG GTATATTTACTTTCCTTGCAGTAGACGACAATTTGGTCTCCCTGGTCCTTCTCTTCTTGAGATTGATCATGATGAAAGACCAGAAGATGGGACATTGGCCTCTTGTTTGGGG GTTATTCAAAGAATACATCAGAATTTTTTCACACATCGGTCCATTGATGAAGCTGATGTTAGGAACATCTTAGCCACAGAACAACAGAAGATTCTGTCAGGTTGTCGTATTGTCTTCAGCAGAATATTTCCTGTTGGTGAAGCCAATCCTCATTTGCATCCTTTATGGCAGACAGCTGAACAGTTTGGTGCTGTCTGCTCTAGTCAAATTGATGAGCAGGTTACCCACGTGGTTGCCAATTCTCTTGGGACAGATAAG GTTAATTGGGCTCTTTCCACTGGGCGATTTGTTGTTCATCCTGGCTG GGTGGAGGCATCAGCTTTGCTTTATCGGAGGGCGAATGAACATGATTTTGCTATTAAACCTTAA